From one Pseudomonas sp. B21-048 genomic stretch:
- a CDS encoding ABC transporter ATP-binding protein produces the protein MSLILEHVSRTVEGQTWIDDACLNFEPGSFNVLLGRTLSGKTSLMRLMAGLDKPDSGRILMNGVDVTQRPVRLRNVSMVYQQFINYPTMTVFENIASPLRQSGISNELIQSKVLETAKMLRIEKFLQRYPLELSGGQQQRTAMARALVKDAELILFDEPLVNLDYKLREELRQEMRELFKARHTIAIYATTEPNEALALGGTTTILHEGRVIQSGKSSEVYHQPQTVLAAELFSEPPINLMPGRIAGNEVSFANFVHFPLNVDLRPVGEGEFRFGVRPSHISLVPSNDDDLELAVTVEVAEISGSETFLHVRNEYFLLVLHLPGVHEYDVDAPIRIYIPTHKLFVFDMQGQLVQAPGRRIARVA, from the coding sequence ATGTCACTCATCCTGGAGCACGTCAGCCGTACCGTCGAGGGTCAGACCTGGATCGACGATGCGTGCCTTAACTTCGAACCCGGATCGTTCAACGTTTTGCTCGGTCGCACGCTGTCCGGCAAAACCAGCCTCATGCGCCTGATGGCCGGTCTGGATAAGCCCGACAGCGGCCGCATCCTGATGAACGGCGTTGACGTCACCCAGCGCCCAGTGCGTTTGCGCAACGTATCGATGGTTTATCAGCAGTTCATCAATTACCCGACCATGACGGTGTTCGAGAACATCGCCTCGCCGCTGCGTCAGTCAGGCATTTCCAATGAGCTGATCCAGAGCAAAGTGCTGGAAACCGCGAAGATGCTGCGCATCGAGAAATTCCTCCAGCGCTATCCCCTGGAACTCTCCGGCGGCCAGCAACAGCGCACGGCGATGGCCCGGGCGCTGGTCAAGGACGCCGAGCTGATTCTGTTCGACGAGCCGCTGGTCAACCTCGACTACAAGCTGCGCGAAGAGTTGCGCCAGGAAATGCGCGAGCTGTTCAAGGCCCGGCACACCATCGCGATTTACGCCACCACGGAACCCAACGAAGCCCTGGCGCTGGGCGGTACCACCACGATTCTTCACGAAGGTCGGGTGATTCAGAGCGGCAAGTCCTCTGAGGTGTATCACCAGCCGCAAACCGTGCTGGCGGCGGAGTTGTTCTCCGAGCCGCCGATCAACCTGATGCCGGGGCGGATCGCCGGCAACGAAGTCAGTTTCGCCAATTTTGTGCACTTCCCGTTGAACGTCGATCTGCGACCGGTGGGCGAGGGCGAGTTCCGTTTCGGTGTGCGCCCCAGTCACATTTCGCTGGTGCCGAGCAACGACGATGACCTGGAGCTGGCGGTGACCGTCGAGGTGGCCGAGATCAGCGGTTCGGAAACCTTCCTGCACGTGCGCAATGAGTATTTCCTGCTGGTGCTGCACTTGCCGGGTGTTCACGAATACGACGTCGATGCGCCGATTCGCATCTATATCCCGACCCATAAACTGTTTGTGTTCGATATGCAGGGGCAGCTGGTTCAGGCGCCCGGTCGCCGTATTGCGAGGGTTGCCTGA
- a CDS encoding carbohydrate ABC transporter permease, with translation MSKRKLIPLLIYILFLLVPIYWLLNMSFKSNTEILGGLTLFPQDFTFANYKVIFTDPSWYTGYLNSLYYVSLNTVISLSVALPAAYAFSRYRFLGDKHLFFWLLTNRMAPPAVFLLPFFQLYSSIGLFDTHIAVALAHCLFNVPLAVWILEGFMSGVPKEIDETAYIDGYSFPKFFVKIFVPLIGSGIGVTAFFCFMFSWVELLLARTLTSVNAKPIAAVMTRTVSASGIDWGVLAAAGVLTILPGMLVIWFVRNHVAKGFALGRV, from the coding sequence ATGAGCAAGAGAAAGCTTATCCCACTGCTGATCTACATCCTGTTCCTGCTGGTGCCGATCTACTGGCTGCTGAACATGTCCTTCAAGAGCAACACCGAAATCCTCGGCGGTCTGACGCTGTTTCCCCAGGATTTCACCTTCGCCAACTACAAGGTGATCTTCACCGACCCGAGCTGGTACACCGGTTATCTCAACTCGCTGTACTACGTGAGCCTGAACACGGTGATTTCCCTGAGTGTGGCGCTGCCGGCGGCGTATGCGTTTTCGCGCTATCGTTTTCTCGGTGACAAGCATCTGTTCTTCTGGCTTCTGACCAACCGCATGGCGCCACCGGCAGTGTTCCTGCTGCCGTTTTTTCAGCTGTATTCCTCGATCGGGCTGTTCGACACCCATATCGCGGTGGCGTTGGCTCACTGTCTGTTCAACGTGCCGTTGGCGGTGTGGATTCTTGAAGGCTTCATGTCTGGCGTTCCCAAGGAAATTGACGAAACCGCCTACATCGACGGCTACAGTTTCCCTAAGTTCTTCGTGAAGATCTTCGTCCCGCTGATCGGCTCCGGGATCGGCGTCACGGCGTTTTTCTGCTTCATGTTTTCCTGGGTCGAGCTGTTGCTGGCGCGAACCCTGACCTCGGTGAACGCCAAACCCATCGCGGCGGTGATGACCCGCACGGTCTCGGCGTCCGGCATCGACTGGGGTGTGCTGGCGGCTGCAGGGGTGTTGACCATCCTGCCGGGCATGTTGGTGATCTGGTTTGTTCGCAACCACGTGGCCAAGGGCTTTGCCCTGGGCCGGGTATGA
- a CDS encoding ABC transporter ATP-binding protein: protein MAEIRLQNLAHSYTPTPTGPEDYAIREMDHVWEQGGAYALLGPSGCGKSTLLNIISGLLSPSQGQVLFDSKVVNELTPEKRNIAQVFQFPVVYDTMTVFDNLAFPLRNQGMDEAKIHTKVHEIAEVLDLQALLSKKARNLTADEKQKVSMGRGLVRDDVSAILFDEPLTVIDPHLKWKLRRKLKQIHEQFNITMVYVTHDQLEASTFADKIAVMYGGQIVQFGTPRELFERPSHTFVGYFIGSPGMNLIEVQPQAGGVGFAGTHLPLSDAMQKRIAESEWTTLKVGIRPEFVHVWDEPFDDAMQAQVVHVEDLGTYKIMTLNLDGAPLKVRLAEDKPVPEGTAYISFPAQWLMVYADDYLLEVLP from the coding sequence ATGGCCGAAATCCGTTTGCAGAACCTTGCCCACAGCTACACCCCAACGCCGACCGGCCCTGAGGATTACGCGATCCGCGAGATGGACCATGTCTGGGAGCAGGGCGGTGCTTATGCGCTGCTCGGGCCTTCGGGGTGCGGCAAGTCAACCTTGCTCAACATCATTTCCGGGTTGCTCAGTCCGTCCCAGGGCCAGGTGCTGTTCGACAGTAAAGTGGTCAACGAACTGACCCCGGAAAAGCGCAACATCGCCCAGGTTTTCCAGTTCCCGGTGGTCTACGACACCATGACGGTCTTCGATAACCTGGCCTTTCCATTGCGCAATCAGGGCATGGACGAGGCGAAAATTCACACCAAAGTGCACGAAATCGCTGAAGTCCTCGACCTCCAGGCATTGCTGTCCAAGAAGGCGCGCAACCTCACCGCCGATGAAAAACAGAAAGTCTCCATGGGCCGTGGGCTGGTGCGCGATGACGTGTCGGCGATCCTCTTCGATGAACCGCTGACGGTGATCGACCCGCACCTGAAGTGGAAGCTGCGACGCAAGCTCAAGCAGATCCACGAGCAGTTCAACATCACCATGGTCTACGTCACCCACGATCAGCTCGAAGCTTCGACTTTCGCTGACAAGATCGCGGTGATGTATGGCGGCCAAATCGTGCAGTTCGGTACGCCACGGGAATTGTTTGAGCGGCCGAGCCATACCTTTGTCGGTTATTTCATCGGCAGCCCGGGGATGAACCTGATCGAGGTCCAGCCACAAGCCGGCGGTGTCGGTTTTGCCGGGACCCACTTGCCGTTGTCCGACGCGATGCAGAAACGAATCGCCGAATCCGAATGGACAACCCTGAAGGTCGGCATTCGTCCGGAGTTCGTCCATGTGTGGGACGAGCCCTTCGATGACGCGATGCAGGCACAGGTCGTACACGTCGAAGACCTGGGTACCTACAAGATCATGACCCTGAACCTCGACGGCGCGCCGCTGAAAGTACGCCTGGCCGAAGACAAACCGGTGCCCGAAGGCACGGCGTACATCAGTTTTCCGGCGCAATGGCTGATGGTCTATGCCGATGATTACCTGCTGGAGGTGCTGCCATGA
- a CDS encoding carbohydrate ABC transporter permease: MNKVQNNKAWWLVLPVFLLVAFSAVIPMMTVVNYSVQDIFDQSSRYFVGADWYRQVLLDPRLHDSLLRQFIYSGCVLLIEIPLGIAIALTMPIKGRWSSLVLIILAIPLLIPWNVVGTIWQIFGRADIGLLGSSLNAMGINYNYASNTMDAWVTVLVMDVWHWTSLVALLCFSGLRAIPDVYYQAARIDRASAWAVFRHIQLPKLKSVLLIAVMLRFMDSFMIYTEPFVLTGGGPGNATTFLSQTLTQMAVGQFDLGPAAAFSLVYFLIILLVSWLFYTAMTHSDANR, encoded by the coding sequence ATGAACAAGGTGCAGAACAACAAAGCCTGGTGGCTGGTGTTGCCGGTGTTCCTGCTGGTGGCATTCAGTGCGGTGATCCCGATGATGACCGTGGTCAACTACTCGGTGCAGGACATCTTCGACCAGTCGAGCCGCTACTTCGTCGGTGCCGACTGGTACAGGCAGGTGCTGCTCGACCCACGGTTGCATGACTCGCTGCTGCGCCAGTTCATCTACTCCGGCTGCGTGTTGCTGATCGAAATCCCGTTGGGCATCGCCATCGCCCTGACCATGCCGATCAAGGGCCGCTGGTCGTCGCTGGTGCTGATTATTCTGGCGATTCCGCTGCTGATTCCGTGGAACGTAGTCGGCACCATCTGGCAGATTTTCGGCCGGGCCGACATCGGGTTGCTTGGTTCGAGCCTCAATGCCATGGGCATCAACTACAACTATGCGTCCAACACCATGGACGCCTGGGTCACGGTGTTGGTGATGGACGTGTGGCACTGGACGTCGCTGGTGGCGCTGTTGTGTTTCTCCGGCTTGCGGGCGATTCCGGACGTGTATTACCAGGCGGCGCGGATTGATCGGGCATCGGCCTGGGCGGTTTTCCGACACATCCAGTTGCCCAAGCTCAAGAGCGTGCTGCTGATCGCGGTGATGCTGCGGTTCATGGACAGCTTCATGATCTACACCGAGCCGTTCGTACTGACGGGTGGCGGTCCGGGCAATGCCACGACCTTCTTGAGTCAGACGCTGACCCAAATGGCCGTAGGGCAATTCGACCTCGGCCCGGCGGCGGCTTTCTCGCTGGTGTACTTCCTGATCATCCTGTTGGTGTCGTGGCTGTTCTATACCGCCATGACTCACTCTGACGCCAATCGGTGA
- a CDS encoding sigma-54-dependent Fis family transcriptional regulator — MAAPAPPLSHDAIIQDSWSRCRAFGLDHQSAPAFDQLPADGIAQLLESQHSLVQTTHQEVLPYYENILSNSNCLIMLADNQGQVLTSWGTQRFIEPSLTRGFSAGASWMERCSGTNAIGTALACEQAVHIEHDEHFLKANRFMTGSAAPIFDAERKVIAVLDVSSDSYLPPSHTLGMVKMMSQTVENRLILNLFHGQHFQLTFNTGLNNLDSQWAGLLIFDETGQVLSANRRADNLLGISLSRVSVESLFKVSLLELLNQPDGLPFALQASGRNRFQCLLKRPKQVPIQARLLSETKSTETKSAEPKSAEPSVAAPAAISLSTLHFGDSRVEKAVRQAERLLEKDIPLLIHGETGVGKEVFVKALHQASSRSKQPFIAVNCAAIPAELVESELFGYEKGAFTGANQKGSIGLIRKADKGTLFLDEIGDMPLPTQARLLRVLQERCVQPVGSSELFPVDIRIISATNRSLREQVQLGRFREDLYYRIGGLTLELPPLRERSDKEALFKRLWEQHREPSQWAGLSREVMELFSRHPWPGNLRQVSSVMQVALAMAEEQPVRPEHLPDDFFVDLEMEPVDSPEPIVVDLNDAEELNRQLQAAGGNISHLARRLGVSRNTLYKRLRQVE, encoded by the coding sequence ATGGCCGCACCTGCCCCGCCGCTCTCCCACGACGCCATCATCCAGGACTCCTGGTCCCGCTGCCGCGCGTTCGGACTCGATCATCAGAGCGCGCCGGCGTTCGATCAACTGCCAGCCGATGGCATCGCCCAGTTGCTGGAGAGCCAGCATTCACTGGTGCAGACCACCCATCAGGAAGTTCTGCCGTATTACGAGAACATCCTCAGCAACTCCAATTGCCTGATCATGCTCGCCGATAATCAAGGCCAGGTGCTGACGTCCTGGGGCACCCAGCGTTTCATCGAACCGAGCCTGACTCGCGGTTTCAGCGCCGGCGCCAGCTGGATGGAGCGTTGCAGCGGCACCAACGCGATCGGCACTGCCTTGGCTTGTGAGCAGGCAGTGCACATCGAGCACGATGAACACTTTCTCAAGGCCAACCGCTTCATGACCGGCTCCGCCGCGCCGATTTTCGATGCCGAGCGCAAGGTGATCGCGGTGCTGGATGTGTCCAGCGACAGCTACCTGCCGCCATCGCACACCCTAGGCATGGTCAAGATGATGAGCCAGACCGTGGAGAACCGGCTGATTCTCAACCTGTTCCACGGCCAGCATTTCCAACTGACCTTCAACACCGGGCTGAACAACCTCGACAGCCAATGGGCCGGGTTGCTGATCTTCGATGAGACCGGTCAGGTGCTGTCTGCCAATCGCCGCGCCGACAACCTGCTGGGCATCAGTCTGTCGCGGGTCAGCGTCGAGAGCCTGTTCAAAGTCTCATTGCTGGAACTGCTGAACCAGCCGGATGGCCTACCGTTTGCCTTACAAGCCTCCGGGCGCAACCGTTTTCAATGCCTGTTGAAACGGCCAAAACAAGTGCCGATTCAGGCGCGGCTGCTTTCTGAAACAAAGAGCACTGAAACAAAGAGTGCTGAACCCAAGAGTGCTGAACCCAGCGTGGCGGCGCCCGCCGCGATCAGCCTCAGCACTTTGCATTTTGGCGACAGCCGCGTGGAAAAAGCCGTGCGCCAGGCTGAACGTTTGCTGGAAAAAGACATTCCTCTGTTGATCCACGGGGAAACTGGAGTCGGCAAGGAAGTCTTCGTCAAAGCCCTGCATCAGGCTAGTTCACGCAGCAAACAGCCGTTCATTGCCGTCAACTGTGCAGCGATCCCCGCCGAACTGGTGGAATCCGAGCTGTTTGGTTATGAGAAAGGCGCGTTCACCGGCGCCAATCAGAAAGGCAGCATCGGACTGATCCGCAAGGCCGACAAAGGCACCCTGTTCCTTGATGAAATCGGCGACATGCCGCTGCCGACCCAGGCTCGGCTACTGCGGGTGTTGCAGGAGCGTTGCGTGCAACCGGTGGGCAGCAGCGAGTTGTTCCCGGTGGACATTCGGATCATTTCAGCGACTAACCGCTCGTTGCGCGAGCAGGTTCAGCTGGGGCGGTTTCGTGAGGATTTGTATTACCGCATCGGCGGTTTGACCCTGGAACTGCCGCCACTCAGAGAGCGCAGCGATAAGGAAGCGCTGTTCAAACGGCTGTGGGAACAGCACCGCGAACCGAGCCAATGGGCTGGCTTGAGTCGTGAAGTGATGGAGCTGTTCAGCCGCCATCCGTGGCCGGGGAATTTGCGCCAGGTCAGCAGCGTAATGCAAGTGGCGCTGGCCATGGCTGAGGAACAACCCGTGCGGCCAGAGCATTTGCCGGATGATTTTTTTGTCGATCTGGAGATGGAGCCGGTGGATTCTCCGGAACCGATAGTGGTTGATTTAAATGATGCCGAGGAATTGAATCGGCAATTGCAGGCGGCTGGGGGGAATATCTCCCATTTAGCCCGCAGGCTCGGGGTTAGTCGCAACACCCTTTACAAGCGATTGCGTCAGGTTGAGTGA